In the genome of Candidatus Pristimantibacillus lignocellulolyticus, the window GCGGAAATTGAGGTTTAATTCGATGAATCAGGGGAAAGTATATTTGGTCGGAGCTGGGCCGGGAGACCCTAGACTCATTACCGTCCGTGGTATGCAATGTATTCAAGAATGTACAGCAATTGTGTATGATCGCTTAGCAAGTCCGAGATTGCTTAGATACGCACCCGATCATGTGAAGCGAGTGTATGTAGGTAAGTTGCCAGATCGACATACGATGAAACAAGAAGATATTAATCAATTATTAGTTGATCTTGCTCTTGAAGGTCATACCGTAACGAGATTGAAAGGCGGAGATCCTACCATTTTCGGTCGAGTGGGGGAAGAAGCCGGATTGCTACGCCAGCATAATATTCCTTACGAAATTATTCCGGGTATTACATCTGCCATCTCAGTTCCCGCTTATGCAGGAATTCCAGTTACACATCGGGACCATGCATCATCGTTATCGATTATTACAGGGCATGAAAGCCCTGATAAGTTAGATGTTTCAATCTATTGGGATAAAGTTACGAATGCAACAGGAACGTTATTATTCCTTATGGGTGTTGCCAAAATTGATTATATTGCTAATCAATTGATGAAGCATGGTCGTAGTTCCGATACACCAGTAGCATTAGTCCGCTGGGGAACAACACCTGAACAAGAGACTATCGTTGGCACACTAGGTACGATTGCGGAGCAAGTTATTACTACAGGGTTCAAATCACCAGCAATCATCATCGTAGGCGATGTTGTGAAGCAACGTGAGCAACTGCAATGGTATGAGCAGATGCCATTATTCGGCATGCGCATACTAGTTACTCGTGCTAGGTCGCAAGCGAGTGAATTTGCTTCACTTATTGAGGATCTTGGTGGTGAACCTTGCGAATTCCCTGTTATTCAAGTGAACAAAAGCTCACTTCCTGAACAAATTCAAGCTATTGAACACCACTTAATGCAAGCTGAGCAGTATGACTGGCTTGTATTTACAAGTGAAAATGGTGTTAATTATTTCTTCGATTGGTTGAAACAATATAAAGTTGATATCAGGCGCTTCAATGGTGCGAAGATAGCAGCAGTTGGACCTAAGACTAGCGAAGCGCTGATTGAACGCGGTTTGATTGTTGATCATCAAGCAACACGTTATGATGCTGAAGGATTATTGGAAACATTAGAACAGTTCGCTACTGAGGGACAAAGAATGTTGCTTCCAAGAGGAAATCTTGCACGCTCTGTTCTGCCTGTTCAGTTACGAACGAAAGGTATTATTGCTGATGAGATAAGCATATACGAGACTACAGTGGCAGTGCAGCAAGAACCTATTGTATTTGAATGGTTGAGAGAAAAGCATATTCATGTCATTACTTTCACAAGCTCGTCCACTGTGAAAAATTTAATAAAAGTGTTAGAGCAAGGTGGAATTGAAGATCCTATTGCTTTGCTTAAACAATATCCGCTTGCAAGTATAGGTCCTATTACATCAGATACTATTCGTGAATGTGGTCTTGAAGTTGCGATAGAAGCAGAAGAAGCAACAATTGAATCGTTAACAGCCGCACTTATACAGTATCGTGGAATACGCAACAATAATGGAGGCAAGTAAGATGACATTTCCAATAACAAGAAATCGTAGATTACGTCGCTCTACTGCATTACGTAGTATGGTACGAGAAAACAGACTGCATGTTGAAGATCTTATCTATCCTGTATTTGTAACACATGGTCACGATGTTCGTGAAGAAATTCCATCTATGCCAAGTGTTTATCATTTATCGATGGATCAGCTAAAAGTAGAAATAGAGGAAGTTGTAGCACTAGGAATCAAGTCTGTTTTAGTTTTTGGTGTTCCGAATTATAAAGATGCAGTTGGTAGTTCTGCTTATGATGACAACGAAATTGTGCAGCAAGCAATTAAAGCAATTAAGACTTGGGCGCCCGAGCTTGTTGTTGTAGCTGATACCTGTCTTTGCCAATTTACTGATCATGGTCATTGTGGTGTCGTTCATCTTGATCAAGCGACGCAAATAGCTACAATCGATAATGATCAATCACTTCAATTACTAGTAAAAACTGCGGTGTCGCAAGCGAAAGCTGGAGCTGATATTATTGCTCCTTCTAATATGATGGATGGTTTCGTTGCTGCAATTCGTCAAGGCCTTGATGAAGCGGGTTACGAAGATATCGCTATTATGTCATACTCTGTTAAATATGCTTCAGCATTCTATGGCCCGTTCCGTGATGCAGCTCATTCGGCGCCACAATTCGGGGATCGCAAAACTTATCAAATGGATCCTGCTAACGCATTGGAAGCATTGCGTGAAGCTGAAAGTGACGTTGCAGAAGGTGCTGATTTCCTTATGGTTAAGCCAGCATTAGCTTATCTTGATATCGTTCGTACATTACAGGATCAATTCGATCTACCTATTGTGGCTTACAACGTAAGTGCAGAATACTCTATGGTGAAAGCTGCATCTAGTAATGGCTGGGTAGATGAGAAATCGATTGTGTTAGAAACGTTGCTAAGCATGAAGCGTGCTGGAGCATCGATTATTATTACCTATCATGCCAAAGATGTAGCCAAGTGGTTGAAGGAGGAATAGAAGCGATGACGCAAAGAATAGATACTTTATCCAAAATAGCATTTGAACGTGCTAAAAAAGTTATTCCTGGTGGAGTGAATAGCCCTGTGCGTGCCTACAAATCAGTAGGATTAACACCTGTATATGTTGAGCGGGGTGCAGGTAGTCGTATATATGATATCGATGGAAATAACTATATTGACTACATACTCTCATGGGGTCCACTTATTGCTGGACATGCTCATCCAGAAGTTATTGAAGCTATTACTTCAACAGCAGCGAAAGGCACGAGTTTTGGTGCACCTACTGAAATCGAGACTTTGATGGCTGAATTAGTATGTGAACGCGTACCTTCTGTTGATATTGTGCGTATGGTTAACTCAGGGACTGAAGCAACAATGAGTGCTATTCGATTAGCTCGTGGTTATACTAACCGAACGAAGATATTGAAATTTGAAGGTTCATATCATGGGCATGCCGATAGTTTGCTAATTAAAGCAGGCTCAGGTGTTGCTACACTTGGTCTACCAGACTCTCCGGGTGTTCCTGAACAAGTTGCGGTTAATACGATTACCGTTCCTTACAACGATCTAGAGGGTGTTAAACTTGCATTTTCTCGATATGGAGAAGAACTTGCTTGTGTGATCGTTGAGCCAATTGCAGGAAATATGGGCGTTGTACCTCCACAACCAGGGTTTCTGGAAGGATTAAGAGAGTTAACATCGCAATATGGCAGTTTACTTATATTTGATGAAGTTATGACTGGCTTCCGAGTGGATTATCACTGTGCACAGGGGCGCTTTGGAGTAATCCCCGACTTAACTTGCTTTGGTAAAGTTATTGGTGGTGGCTTACCAGTTGGAGCATACGGTGGTCGTCGTGACATAATGGAGCAAATCGCACCAAGCGGACCAATCTATCAGGCGGGAACATTATCTGGTAATCCGCTTGCGATGGCAGCCGGTTACGCGACTTTGAAATTAATGACCAAAGATGCGTATGAGCAATTAGAAGTTAAAGCGGCAAGCTTGCAGGCAGGATTCGAAGCTAATGCGGTTAAGTATGGTATTCCGTTAACAGTTAATCGTATCGGTTCTATGGTATGTCCATTCTTCACGAATGAGGCTGTTATTAACTTCGAGACGGCTAAATCGTCTAATCTTGATCATTTCAAAGCTTATTTTGCCCAGATGCTGAATCAAGGTATAAGTGTTCCACCTTCTCAATTCGAAGGGCTATTCTTATCAATTGTACATACTGATGAGGACATAGCAAATACAATTGCTGCGCATGAGATTGCACTATCAACTTTAGCAAAATAAATATAATGAGGTAGTTCAAAACAGACACTTGTGATCACGATGCGATAGCTTCGATCGAAGTTAATTCGACGTCGAAGATGCCATTCATCGCTAGCTGAGGCATAAGCTTTCGAAGTATGTTTCTTGCAGAAACATTGTAGGTGCTCGTGTACCAATAACGTACACTCCACTCCTCGCGTCACTAGCTTCATGGCATCTTCTTGATGCTGACAAGCAACTGTTTTGAACTTCTATTGAAAATGAGGTGAATGCTGTGTTTCATCAGCTTATAACTCGTCAAGGATTAGATCTCGTATTGGACTGGAAACGGTTTGGAGAGATGTTAGACAACGAGCAAGCACATACACAGCCAAGGGCTGGTAGTCATCCGCATGAAGTGCGGCAGTGGCTACTAGCCCATTCCTTTTTCCCAACCAAATGGCTGAATCAGATATTTTCTGTTGGTGGGATTAAGTGGAATGGCGATCAGTTACATTTGTTAGCATACAATGAAATTGATATTTCACGTGACGATGTGTATCGAAGTGCTGGACAAAGATTGAACTCAGGTCAAGAAATGGTTCAAATACTTTACGAGGATGACCATTGCCTAGTCGTTTATAAAGTTGCTGGTATGCCAGTGCATGGTTCGAGTAAAGGTCAATTGAATACACTCGACGTTGCTGTAGCAGCATATATGCTAAACAAGAAAGATCCAATACTAGTTAGACATATCCATCGACTGGATGATGAGACATCAGGTCCTGTTCTATATGCGAAACATCAACTTGCACAACTCAAACTAGATGAGCAAATGCGTGATAAAGAAATTGATAGACAGTATATTGCAATTGTTCATGGTGAATTAACGCCCGAAGAAGGAACAGTGAATGCACCAATTGGAAAAGATAGACGTGAACCGAAGAGAAGAGTGGTTACATCTAGTGGAGACTCAGCAATAACACATTATAATGTACTTGCGAAATACGCTCGTTATACTGAAGTTGCATTGAAACTAGAGACGGGTAGAACGCATCAAATCAGGGTTCATATGACACATCTTGGTCATCCTCTAGTAGGTGATAAATTATATGGTGGAGAGACTAAATGGCTTAAACATCAAGCATTGCATGGGGCAAGTCTAACCTTCATTCATCCTTTATCATCTGACCAAGTATATGTACAAGCAACGATGCCATCATGGTATGCAGAAATAAAGCAACATATAACAAAAAGATAGTCATGCTAAAGCACCCTTCACCATATAGATAAATAGTGAAAGCTAGAATAAAACAAGCATTCATTATGTGAAGGGAGGCATTGAAATGTCTGAAGTAAATAATGGTCTGCGATTTGATATTTATGAACGTGTACATTTGCCAGACAATGTCGCGGCGATTGATGAACTTGAAGAAATTGAGCTTGTTCCACGCATTCAAGTGATAGAACAGGGAGATCAGGCAGTGTTGCAAGGTCAGCTTGTGTTGAACGGGATTTATCGTGCACAAGGAGCGGAGGACGAGCAAGTCGCGTTAGAGCATTGGATACCAGTAGAAATATCGCTACCAATGAATCGAGTGTCCAGATTAGAAGAAATTACAGTGGATATTGATACGTTTGATGTCGTATTGTTATCGTCTAGGGCTCTCAATATTACAGGTATCCTTTCATTACGCGGGATTACGCTTGAACATGAGGAAGAAGTCAGTGAATGGGAATCTGAAGTGTTTACCGTATCTCACGAACGTGGTGAAGCGGAAGAAGAAATTGATTGGAATATCGAAGTAACGGATGAAGAACTAAGTGAGCAGTCTGTTGAAGATGAGCAGCAGAGACAGTTTGCTCAAGAAGAAGTGGCTGAGAGTGAACCCTATTATGCTAGTTATTTGCAAGAAGAGCAATCAGCAGAGCAAGTTTTTGCTCAAACCCAAGAACAGTTGCGAACAGAGCAATATGAAGCAGTTGAAATCGACGAACAATTTGAAAGTGTTGAGAATGACGAACAATTTGAAAGTATAGAGCAAGAACAAGAGCAACCAGTCTTATATGAATACACAGAAGAAGATCTAATGAGGGAAATAGAAGCACAACAATATACTGCAGATGCCTACGTAGAGGAACCCGTCTATGTAGCTCGTGATGTTGCGACAAGTCATTGGGGGCAATTTGTTAGTGAAGTGCCGGTAGAGCAAGAAAGAGAGCAACAAGAAGAGTTTGAGTACGAAGAGGTACAAGAGGCACAATCAGACGGAGAGGCACAATTAGGCGAAGAGGCACAAGAGGCACAATCAGGCGAAGAGTTTGAAGAGGCTTCTGAGCGTCCATTAGAGGAAGAAGTTAGTGAGGAAACTACGCAAGAACGATCCGTTCATATCGCATTAAATAGCAGTACGAATCAGAATGAAACGTTAGGCATTCGTTCTATTCTTACTTCTAGCTTGCGGGAACAAGCGGCACATCAAGCCACGCTCTTACAACAAGAGACAGAGCGACAACAGGAAGAAGCGTCAAAGCCTCATGTTGTTGAAGAAGAAATTGAATGGCAAAACTTATTTTTAAGTAAACGCCCGGATCAGAACGAATTCCGTCGGATTCGTATGTGTATTGTGCAGAAAGAAGATACGCTAGAACAAATTGCTAGTCGCTATAGTATTAACCCGCGCGAGCTATTAGTACGGAATAATTTGCATGAGACAGCAATTTCCGAAGGGCAATTGTTATATCTTCCATAAAAATGTCAACCTAACTCGTCAATATAATGTCATTTTACAAGCAGTTCGAGCCTACCCTTTGGGGCTTGAACTGCTTATTTAGTTTTGGTATGACAACATTAATAATGAGTGCGACTAACAATAAAAACGGTGGAAATTTCAGATTTCAAAGTATCATTCGACATAATTTCCGTTTATTCTAAAAATTTTAACAGTTTTCTAACAACAAATGTTCAGTTATCCGATATAGTTGTGAGAAAAGAATTATGACGGAGGTATTTTCATTGGCTAAAAAATTATCAATACGCACACGGCTTATCTTGTTATTTGTAATTCCGACTCTAATGTATGCAGGGACGAGTGTGTATTTATTGGAGCAACAAAACACTAATATAGATGAGTTGACTTCATCTTTGTATGATACGACGGGGCAAGCTACCTCAATCATCCTGAATGCTGATCGCGATATGTATCAAGCGCTGACAGCTTACCAGTACATTACATCAGGTGTATTAAGTGCGGATGAGGAATCAGTTCAGATGAAAGTTTTTACAGAAAATATTGAACAAGCGAATGAAAGGGTTGGACAAGCTCTTGAGATTTTCACAAAGAAAGAGCTTTTACAAACTTCTCACGACGATACGAATGTAACGATTGAACAAAATTTATCGAATTTCCAGACCTCCTTTGATCAATGGGCCAAAGATACGAATGATATCATACAATCAGGTGTTGTTGGTGAAGGGGTTATTAATAACGCGCAAACACTAAGTACTTTTGAAGAGGGACGCTCCAGCTTGAATCAAGTCGGAGAGATTTTGGATACTTTCGCTAAGAGTAGTATTGAAAATATAAATAAAAGTAAAAGTGATAATGCTCGAGCGATTTATTCAGGTATTGTAGCTGCAATTGTAATTCTCGGTATTGCTGGTACCATAGTAATTAGAAGAATAATGAAAACCATAAAAAAAATCATTGTTATTACTGGTCAGGTTGCAGCTGGTGATTTACGCCACGAGATCCAGACTAATTATGATAATGACGAACTTGGTAAAATTACGGAATCCGTTGATACGATGATAGTCAACATAAAAGGGTTAATTGGTACAATTTCTTCCAATACCAAATTTGTTCTAGATGCCTCAGTTGAACTGTCAGATAGTTCTAGGGAATCTGCGAAAGCGGCAGAGCATGTGACATTGAATATTCAAGAGATGAACCAGAATGTGGAAGTCCAAGCAAGAGCGAGTGAAGAGAATAGTCGAGCAATCGAGGAGATGGCAATAGGAATTCAAAGAGTAGCTGAGAATTCAACAGTTATGGCGGATCATTCCTCGCTTACATCACGTAATGCGGAACTTGGCAATGAATTACTAATAAATCTTCAGCATCAAATTGTAAATATGATTGACTCGGTTGAAAAACTATCGGATACTGTTCAGTCTTTGACACATAAATCTGATGAAATCGGTAATATTGCAGAGAGCATTACAACTTTTGCAACTCAAACTAATCTACTTTCTTTGAACGCCTCTATTGAGGCTGCGAGGGCAGGAGAGCATGGCAAAGGATTTAATGTTGTTGCTAATGAAATTCGTAAGTTGGCTTCACAATCACTTGAATCAGCCGAAGGTATTAATAAGTTGATTCATGAGACGAGAGTTGAGATTACAAGTGTATCTGAATCAATGAATAGGACTAAGCAAGAAGCTTCCGCAGGTTCGAGTATGATGGAGGAAGTGAATCAAAGTTTTGCTACGATAATGGAGTCGGTTGCTCACGTTGTAACTCAAATTCATGAAACATCGGCGATTACAGAACAGATGTCTGCAAGCTCTGAGGAAATTTCTGCGACAATGGAACATTCTGCGGCTAGTTCGTCTCAAATTCTTATGAGATCTCAAACGGTCGCAGCAGCAACTGAAGAACAATTAGCGATGATGCAGAATATAGCTGCTTCATCTGAACAGTTAAGGTCCGTCGTGGATACATTGAATGAATCGGTGTCTTATTTCAAAATCAAATAACGCAATTGCTTTAAGAAATTGACTACAGAGTTATCTTAAGTTATTATATTGATATATGTGTAATAATGTTGATGAGGAATAATATACTTATGTTTCCTTCAGAGAGTAGAACTGTTCGCTGAAAGGTTCTGCAGGATAACAGGTATATGGGTCGCCTCTGAATTGCCTTACTGAACATAGCATAGCTATTATGTAAGTTAGGCCGGTCACAGCCGTTATCTGTTATGAGAGCCATGCTACGTTTTGTAGTGTGGAATTAAGGTGGTACCACGGAAGCTAGCCTTTCGTCCTTTTGTAGGATGAAAGGTTTTTTTGTTGCATAATTTTGGTAAAACCCATGCTTTCGATGTAACTTTTCACTACAGTGAAGTTATTCAGAGAAGCTAATGAAAAGTTGTAGCCCATGCTTTCGATGTAACTTTTCACTACAGTGAAGTTACTCAGAGAAGCTAATGAAAAGTTGTAGCCCATGCTTTCGATGTAACTTTTCACTACAGTGAAGTTATTCAGAGAAGCTAATGAAAAGTTGTAGCCTACGCTTTCGAAGTAACTTTCTTTACAATGAAGTTAAATCGAGTAGCTTACGAAAAATATTAGGAGGATGAACAAATGTCAGATAATCAGTCTAATTTAACGATGCCGACGACTTATGATCCGAAGGCAGCTGAACAGAAATGGTATGACTTCTGGGTAAAGGGGAATTACTTTCAAGCCGGTCAACGCCCCGAAGCGCAGCCATATACAATCGTAATACCACCCCCGAATGTAACGGGAATGTTGCATATAGGTCATGCACTAGATTTTACGCTTCAAGATATTCTTATTCGTGCGAAGCGTATGCAGGGGTATGATGCATTGTGGCTGCCTGGTACAGACCATGCTGGCATTGCAACACAAACGAAAGTAGAACAAAAACTTCGTGAACAAGGTATTTCTCGTCATGATCTTGGTCGTGAAAAATTCCTCGAGCAAGTATGGGAATGGAAAGATCAATATGCTGAGACAATTCACGATCAATGGGCGAAAATGGGTCTGTCTCTAGATTACTCTCGTGAACGATTTACACTAGATGATGGTTTAAATAAAGCTGTTCGCGAAGTGTTTGTTCGTCTATATGAAAAAGGACTAATCTATCGCGGTAAGAAGATTATTAACTGGGACCCTGTAGCTCGTACCGCTCTTTCTGATATAGAAGTAGAGCATAAAGAGATTAACGGTCACTTATATCAT includes:
- the hemB gene encoding porphobilinogen synthase codes for the protein MTFPITRNRRLRRSTALRSMVRENRLHVEDLIYPVFVTHGHDVREEIPSMPSVYHLSMDQLKVEIEEVVALGIKSVLVFGVPNYKDAVGSSAYDDNEIVQQAIKAIKTWAPELVVVADTCLCQFTDHGHCGVVHLDQATQIATIDNDQSLQLLVKTAVSQAKAGADIIAPSNMMDGFVAAIRQGLDEAGYEDIAIMSYSVKYASAFYGPFRDAAHSAPQFGDRKTYQMDPANALEALREAESDVAEGADFLMVKPALAYLDIVRTLQDQFDLPIVAYNVSAEYSMVKAASSNGWVDEKSIVLETLLSMKRAGASIIITYHAKDVAKWLKEE
- a CDS encoding RluA family pseudouridine synthase → MFHQLITRQGLDLVLDWKRFGEMLDNEQAHTQPRAGSHPHEVRQWLLAHSFFPTKWLNQIFSVGGIKWNGDQLHLLAYNEIDISRDDVYRSAGQRLNSGQEMVQILYEDDHCLVVYKVAGMPVHGSSKGQLNTLDVAVAAYMLNKKDPILVRHIHRLDDETSGPVLYAKHQLAQLKLDEQMRDKEIDRQYIAIVHGELTPEEGTVNAPIGKDRREPKRRVVTSSGDSAITHYNVLAKYARYTEVALKLETGRTHQIRVHMTHLGHPLVGDKLYGGETKWLKHQALHGASLTFIHPLSSDQVYVQATMPSWYAEIKQHITKR
- the hemL gene encoding glutamate-1-semialdehyde 2,1-aminomutase; its protein translation is MTQRIDTLSKIAFERAKKVIPGGVNSPVRAYKSVGLTPVYVERGAGSRIYDIDGNNYIDYILSWGPLIAGHAHPEVIEAITSTAAKGTSFGAPTEIETLMAELVCERVPSVDIVRMVNSGTEATMSAIRLARGYTNRTKILKFEGSYHGHADSLLIKAGSGVATLGLPDSPGVPEQVAVNTITVPYNDLEGVKLAFSRYGEELACVIVEPIAGNMGVVPPQPGFLEGLRELTSQYGSLLIFDEVMTGFRVDYHCAQGRFGVIPDLTCFGKVIGGGLPVGAYGGRRDIMEQIAPSGPIYQAGTLSGNPLAMAAGYATLKLMTKDAYEQLEVKAASLQAGFEANAVKYGIPLTVNRIGSMVCPFFTNEAVINFETAKSSNLDHFKAYFAQMLNQGISVPPSQFEGLFLSIVHTDEDIANTIAAHEIALSTLAK
- a CDS encoding LysM peptidoglycan-binding domain-containing protein, producing MSEVNNGLRFDIYERVHLPDNVAAIDELEEIELVPRIQVIEQGDQAVLQGQLVLNGIYRAQGAEDEQVALEHWIPVEISLPMNRVSRLEEITVDIDTFDVVLLSSRALNITGILSLRGITLEHEEEVSEWESEVFTVSHERGEAEEEIDWNIEVTDEELSEQSVEDEQQRQFAQEEVAESEPYYASYLQEEQSAEQVFAQTQEQLRTEQYEAVEIDEQFESVENDEQFESIEQEQEQPVLYEYTEEDLMREIEAQQYTADAYVEEPVYVARDVATSHWGQFVSEVPVEQEREQQEEFEYEEVQEAQSDGEAQLGEEAQEAQSGEEFEEASERPLEEEVSEETTQERSVHIALNSSTNQNETLGIRSILTSSLREQAAHQATLLQQETERQQEEASKPHVVEEEIEWQNLFLSKRPDQNEFRRIRMCIVQKEDTLEQIASRYSINPRELLVRNNLHETAISEGQLLYLP
- the cobA gene encoding uroporphyrinogen-III C-methyltransferase; translation: MNQGKVYLVGAGPGDPRLITVRGMQCIQECTAIVYDRLASPRLLRYAPDHVKRVYVGKLPDRHTMKQEDINQLLVDLALEGHTVTRLKGGDPTIFGRVGEEAGLLRQHNIPYEIIPGITSAISVPAYAGIPVTHRDHASSLSIITGHESPDKLDVSIYWDKVTNATGTLLFLMGVAKIDYIANQLMKHGRSSDTPVALVRWGTTPEQETIVGTLGTIAEQVITTGFKSPAIIIVGDVVKQREQLQWYEQMPLFGMRILVTRARSQASEFASLIEDLGGEPCEFPVIQVNKSSLPEQIQAIEHHLMQAEQYDWLVFTSENGVNYFFDWLKQYKVDIRRFNGAKIAAVGPKTSEALIERGLIVDHQATRYDAEGLLETLEQFATEGQRMLLPRGNLARSVLPVQLRTKGIIADEISIYETTVAVQQEPIVFEWLREKHIHVITFTSSSTVKNLIKVLEQGGIEDPIALLKQYPLASIGPITSDTIRECGLEVAIEAEEATIESLTAALIQYRGIRNNNGGK
- a CDS encoding methyl-accepting chemotaxis protein, with protein sequence MAKKLSIRTRLILLFVIPTLMYAGTSVYLLEQQNTNIDELTSSLYDTTGQATSIILNADRDMYQALTAYQYITSGVLSADEESVQMKVFTENIEQANERVGQALEIFTKKELLQTSHDDTNVTIEQNLSNFQTSFDQWAKDTNDIIQSGVVGEGVINNAQTLSTFEEGRSSLNQVGEILDTFAKSSIENINKSKSDNARAIYSGIVAAIVILGIAGTIVIRRIMKTIKKIIVITGQVAAGDLRHEIQTNYDNDELGKITESVDTMIVNIKGLIGTISSNTKFVLDASVELSDSSRESAKAAEHVTLNIQEMNQNVEVQARASEENSRAIEEMAIGIQRVAENSTVMADHSSLTSRNAELGNELLINLQHQIVNMIDSVEKLSDTVQSLTHKSDEIGNIAESITTFATQTNLLSLNASIEAARAGEHGKGFNVVANEIRKLASQSLESAEGINKLIHETRVEITSVSESMNRTKQEASAGSSMMEEVNQSFATIMESVAHVVTQIHETSAITEQMSASSEEISATMEHSAASSSQILMRSQTVAAATEEQLAMMQNIAASSEQLRSVVDTLNESVSYFKIK